One genomic segment of Ictalurus punctatus breed USDA103 chromosome 4, Coco_2.0, whole genome shotgun sequence includes these proteins:
- the LOC108264188 gene encoding carbohydrate sulfotransferase 1 gives MQCSWKAVILLALASIAIQYTAIRTFTSKSFQLCHVPIQQNCSLSGQETDSLFERGCDEYTYFSFNTSRKTHVLVLATTRSGSSFVGQLLNQHSDIFYLFEPLYHVQTALIPRLSHSRNAADRRVMLGASRDLLRSLYGCDLHFLENYIKPPPTNHTTDKLFRRGASRALCSQPVCDAFSPGDTNVEEGDCVKKCATLNMTLAAESCRDKRHVAIKIVRVPEIGDLRALVEDPRLNLKVVQLVRDPRGILASRIETFRDTYRLWRIWRATGRKPYNLDLTQLTVVCEDFLSSVSTGLSHPYWLKGKYMLVRYEDLARNPLQKTKDIYDYLGLSMDKNVVDWIQANTRGSNELLTKHKYGTVRDSAANAESWRLKLSFDMVDYTQSVCQKILHRLGYKSVKSAEELKNMSISLVADKVFVPFL, from the coding sequence ATGCAATGTTCTTGGAAGGCTGTGATACTGCTAGCCTTGGCCTCCATTGCCATCCAGTACACGGCCATCCGGACCTTCACATCCAAGTCTTTCCAGCTCTGCCACGTGCCAATCCAACAGAACTGCAGCCTGAGTGGCCAGGAAACAGACAGCCTTTTCGAGCGTGGATGCGACGAATATACTTACTTTAGTTTCAACACATCACGAAAGACCCACGTCCTGGTGTTAGCGACAACCCGCAGTGGATCATCATTCGTGGGGCAGCTGCTGAATCAGCACTCAGATATCTTCTACCTGTTCGAGCCGCTTTACCATGTCCAGACAGCTCTGATTCCTCGTCTCTCCCACAGCCGGAATGCGGCCGACAGGCGAGTGATGCTGGGAGCCAGCCGGGACTTGCTGCGAAGCCTCTATGGATGTGACTTGCACTTTCTGGAGAACTACATCAAGCCACCACCAACCAACCACACCACGGACAAGCTGTTCCGTCGCGGGGCCAGCCGAGCGCTCTGCTCTCAGCCCGTCTGTGACGCCTTCAGTCCTGGTGACACAAATGTTGAGGAGGGTGACTGTGTGAAAAAGTGTGCGACTCTAAACATGACACTTGCCGCCGAGTCTTGCCGGGATAAGCGCCATGTTGCCATAAAGATCGTTCGTGTACCTGAAATAGGGGATTTGCGGGCACTTGTGGAGGATCCACGGCTCAACCTGAAGGTCGTTCAGCTGGTCAGAGACCCAAGAGGAATCCTCGCCTCTCGTATCGAGACCTTTCGGGACACGTACCGTCTGTGGAGGATCTGGAGGGCAACCGGAAGGAAACCCTACAACCTAGATTTGACTCAGTTAACAGTAGTGTGTGAGGACTTCTTGAGCTCAGTTTCTACAGGACTCAGCCACCCTTATTGGCTAAAGGGGAAATACATGTTGGTGCGATATGAGGACTTAGCAAGGAACCCTCTCCAGAAAACCAAGGATATCTATGACTACCTTGGGTTATCAATGGACAAAAATGTCGTGGACTGGATTCAGGCAAACACCAGGGGGAGCAATGAGCTCTTGACCAAACACAAGTATGGAACAGTGAGAGATTCGGCAGCTAACGCTGAGAGCTGGAGACTCAAACTGTCCTTTGACATGGTAGACTACACACAATCTGTGTGCCAAAAGATATTGCACAGGCTGGGCTATAAAAGTGTCAAGTCTGCCGAGGAACTGAAAAATATGTCCATCTCGCTTGTGGCGGACAAAGTTTTTGTACCTTTTTTATAA